The genomic region atgtacgatctgatccagtctaaagatgatgtaggatctgatccaggctaaagatgatgtaggatctgttctaggctaaagatgatgtaggatctgatccaggctaaagatgatgtaggatctgatccaggctaaagatgatgtaggatctgttctaggctaaagatgatgtaggatcttgtccatgctaaagatgatgtaggatcttgtccatgctaaagatgatgtaggagctgatccaggctaagtactagactagggggcagcactatatgggcacggccaaaacccgggcgtgagcactctcatatactctctggtcgGATACAGTTGGATACAGTCGGATACCATCGGAATGGATACGCAGTAAATACATCGGTGAAGGTGAGGTTAGAAAACATGATATACCGGAGAAATCGTCAAACGCGACGTTAGAGAGGCTGTATTATGTAAGCGCGTAAATATGTAATAAGCGATAAGAATAAACGTTATATGAAAAATCATCAAATACATCTTTCATTCTTACAGATATCGACATCAgcataaattatatatgtaaataCATTATTTCAGCTTTCGCCATATTTCCCATTCCATGCGTCAGCTGTTATAAATATGCTTTTTTTAAATGTACAGGCTTTTCAaagtttaaaatataatttatatatttatatatgtattcgTCAAAACTAATGTGttgtgtaatgtaatgtaacgtAATCGTCACGTCTGCCATAAAAATTCTTTGCTAATTGTATCAATTATTCTGTTACCAAAGAGAGATTGTGTAATATATATGGTTTATTACTATTTTGTAACTGATTTCTATTTCGATATCGCCGCCTCAAGAAATTACTTATATATGTTTTATAATATTCGCGATATTTTGCATTCGGCCTAAACATTACTGGAAATTGTTGATCGATGGAAAGACAGAATACGCGGTGTCTTTGTCGCGTCCTTGTCTTTCCCAATTATTTCATCACCCGATAGAAAAATATCAGGCAGAAGAACTTGAGTCGTCCAGTTAGGCAGTAAATAGTAGGCAGTAGATTCGAATACGCGTGTGCTCGTCGAAATTTTTCTGTGATGTTAATTAGCGTAAGATCCAGAGCATTGAACGTTTTAATTTACTATTAAACATTTTTGGATCGAACAAGGCAACAAGTGGTTATCGAGTGGCAAGTGGCCCAATTATTGTCAAAATaaccgtatgaatattatataGTATCGATCATGTCTACACCGATAAGCAACACAGCATCGTCAGACTCGCATGTGCGTATATATTTTTACAATCACGAATCGatgtaattttattgcctatacTTATCTACattcattaattaatatatataaacatCATCATTCTGCAATAAAAGAAGCGATTAAAACGCTAGCGATAACATAAACAGTTATACCGGGTGTCTAATAATAAAATTCACTTTTGAAATAATCGGTCGCGATTAAGTAATTTCGATTAATTAATCTTTGCAATAAAGTATAGTATATCGTTTAGGCAGGAAAACGAAAGGCTGAGTACAGACATGAATTTATGCGAATTTGTTCGATAATGTTACGCGTTTAATGCATGATGTGACCTTATAAATATGTAAAACTAAAGTGTTCGATGCGGCTACCGATTAGTTGCTTCGATTACCGGAAACGAAATTTTGATTGTTCTCCGTGCAATGAAAATGCATTGAACGATCTAAAAGTATAATTCACGAAACAATTTTGCTAAACGACTGAATACATTGAGGACCAATAGTAGAGTTGCTCAAAGTAGCAGCGCTAAAATAATCAAGTTATACATTCtataaaacattttcattgttTCCTTTGGAATTGTACAAAGATTAACAAACAGTTAATGTTTAACTTTAACATGTCCGGTGAATTATATCagttttaaaaatacaatatattttcTCATAATTACGCACAAAAGTGCGTAAGGCTTGAATTGTTGAAAATTTGCACGGAGCATATTTATCCCGCGTACGTAATACTGCCGGTAACATAGCTATAAATACTCTGGAATAGTAGAACCGTTCTCGGATCGAGGGAAGTAGGATCTATTTAAAGGGTAGTGTCTTCTGTCAGACTATAGTCTGACCCCATGTAGAAACCGGTGATTTCTCGGGAGGTGTGCAGAAAAATTATTCTCAAGCCGGCAAACCGCAGGCAACCGTTTCTGTGATCTTTCTCGACAAATTGTATACAATCGGGAGTGTTGCTCGTTCTTTCCACGaagtacttttttttttttacttatacatacGCACTTATTCATCGTACGATCGCGACCTTAGCCTCATTGCCAGCATTCTTTCGCGGATACTCTAAACACGTGCTATCCGATCGACGATGCCAAGTTTGCGAATGCTGGTGAGTCGATtagaattaagaaaaaatgATAAATGATAAGTATTTATATAAATGAAAGACAGTCATCGTCTTTCAATTAATCGTCGATACGAGTGATTGTCGTCTTTGCAAATTCGATTAATAAAACACTCTGTTGCGTGGTGTCGATGATTAACCTCTTTGTTAAGTCACAGAcgaatgtattattatttaacaTTATGCAGTACTTTTTCTGTATTCTTTGAACGTTCGCAACAAACAGCTATGTTGTGGAAGAGACTCCGATAATACTTGAAAACTGACACACACGTTTTGCTATTCTAATTCCAATAAAAACTGGTGTCCCGTTTCAAAACAAAGTTTCATTTTATATCTGTAATTGATTAATTGAAGTTCTAAGCAACTTGTTTAGAACGTTATCGcagattgaaaaatttattgtttcCGTAGGTGCTGCCGGCACTAGCTGCCGTAGGAACCATAGTAGCTATAGGATTAGCTGTGAAATTCTACAAATGTTGGAGCAACgacaagaaaaagaaatcccctCATTTACTGGTTGATCCAGTTGTTAAATATAGCCTACCGCTAGTTGACAAAGAGATAATAAGCCACGATACAAGAAGGTTTAGATTTTCCTTGCCAACGCCGGATCATATTCTAGGACTGCCGATTGGTCAACACGTACATCTAACAGCAAAGATCGACGGTGAAGTTGTTATACGTTCTTATACACCGGTCTCCAGCGACGATGATCACGGTTTTGTAGATCTTGTGATCAAAGTGAGTGGAAAGACAGCAACCAATCGTTTACGAATGCTATAATTTTTatactgaaaaaaatttgtttcaaggTGTACTTTAAAAATGTGCACCCAAAATTCCCCGAAGGAGGAAAGCTATCTCAATTTTTGGAGAATCTGAAAATTGGGGAGACGGTAGATTTTAGGGGACCATCCGGTAGACTGGTCTATAAGGGTCAAGGGAAGTTCTCCATAAAAATTTTGAGGAAAGATCCGCCCGCGGAATACAACGTTAAAAAGGTAAGAAAGTTACGCGAACGTATTTCACGTTGATTAGAGGTGTTCGTAATGTTGATAAAGTTCAagatgtaaatataaatttttcgcAGGTTGTAATGTTAGCCGGTGGTACAGGAATCACACCGATGCTGCAATTGATTCGCGCTATCGTAAAAGACACCACAGACGAGACTCAATGTTCCCTGCTTTTCGCGAATCAAACCGAAAAAGACATATTGTTGCGAGACGAGTTAGACGAAATTGCGAAGAACCATCCGGATAAATTGAAGGTCTGGTACACGCTGGATACCAGTGGGGAAAATTGGGCCTACAGCACTGGACACATAAATGCAGAAATGATAGAGAAACACATGTTCCCGCCATCGTCCGATGTTCTCGTGCTCATGTGCGGTCCACCGCCAATGATTAATTTCGCTTGCAATCCGAACCTCGACAAACTTGGATACGATTCAAAATTACGATTTGCATATTAAAAGCAACAATTTGCTCTTTCGTTGCACATAACTGTAGACTGCATCCATCGGCTTATTAGTCTGTCCCTTTGTTGAACAATACACCCAAAAGCATTTTAAAAACATGCATTTTTTTTAGATACGTGGTGCCACTTTAAATCTTCTATGTGCCTACTTACAAAACTACTATGTACTTATATTTTGCACATGACAAGATTCGTGACAGTATATTTCGAACAGTTAGATTCACTTGAATTATTTTCTACTTAAGGACGTGAAATAACAATCAATGATAATATCTAGTTGTCCACAAGAAAATGATAATGCGTTACAGATTAAAGACAGTAATTTATAGATTTTTGTAATTCCATATTTTCTATGAATGCAGTTTTTAATAACTATCGattaaatgtttttaattttttacaagaTACGTCGCCAGTGCTAAGGTTAGTGAAAGAAATGCTACGTAGGTTAAAGCATTTATTGATGTTAAACCTATtgtattgttataaaaaatgATGATCACAAGTCGTCCTCATTGTTTTACGAATCCCTCTACGTACTTTATCCAACCAGCGTTACAAAGATTTCGCGCGGTATAAAATGACAACGTATATTATTATTTGCAAAAATCGCGAAGTATCAGCATATCGATATTCATAAATGCGCAATTAACCTAGACATTTATCGACCAAGTGGATGATATTTGGAATCAAGTTGTCGACCATCTGATTAGAAAATTCGTGTGACGAATAAGCGGTGCAAACAAAATTAAAGCAACGAAGGAAAATTAGCAGGTTTGCGCGATTAACAACGTCCACAGTCCTTGACGCGTTTTCTGGGCGCTGCCCGCAAAATATCATCCACGCGTAAAATCATTTCCGCTGCTTCCGCCGCGCTAAGTAAAACTTGCCTCTTCACGATCCAGGATTCGGTGATGCCTAGTCGTTTCATGCACCCGACTTGTCCTTTCTCCATGTCTATAATCaatcatattttaataatatgtaatgCGAAAcagtcgcttttagtgctccatAAACTTTTGTGTTAACAGACAGCAGAAAAAGACTGTTTCTAAGATACAAACTTACCCAGACCCATTGTCTTCTCGCCGGAATTATGCAAAGCTCGAAGTTTGCTGACTAGTTGAGCTGAATCGTAACCAGCATTGTCAGCAATAACAGTTGGTAATTGTTGTAAAGCTCGAGCAAACGATTCCATCGCGATCGCTTCTTTCCCAACAGTTTTAGCCGCTGCTTTCATTACGGCGCAAGCCATCGCCATTTCGCTGCATCCTCCACCGTAAACGATTTTAGACTCGCGTATAGTAGCGGTTAATACGCACAAAGCATCGTGCAAAGATCTCTCTGCCTCGTCGAGAATTTGTTGCGTGGCGCCTCTGATCACTATCGTACACGCTTCTCCCAAAGCAACGTTCGAGAATTTCAGCAGCGTATCTTCGCCTATCATTACCTGGAAAAATCACATTTTTAAATCGGACCGCCGCCCCGCGCCGCGCCTTAATAAGGCAATCTAAAGACATACCTGCTCGATGAGACCGCAATGTCCAAGCTTCACCGTTTCAGGACTATCGAAAGTGCTAACAATCTCTCCGCCGGTAACCAGAGCTAGTCTTTCGATACCGTCAAAGTCGGCATGCTCGATCGCCATGATACCAGCATCGGCAAACAATTGTTCTGggtaattgtaaattaattgcCTGTTGATGAACACGTTGCAGCCGTGCTTTAAGATCTTGTCAACTTTGTCCTAAATTCAACACAATTGTTAGTACTGTTAAAATTGTTTTGAGCAGTACCAGGGCACTAAACTGTATCATCTGAATTTTTTACTTGTAGCCTACTTGTTGTGTAAGAAAAAGTTATGATCAAAAAGTATAATTACCTTCATCTTCTCTTTCTCTGCTGCCTCCAATTCTGCGATTTTCGCCATCGAATCGACTCGAACCCTCGATCCAAATACCTGTAAACGAGTACCCgcattaattattattgtaaacTTACATTTGTACCGTCTCGACTCACTTTGATTTTGTCCGTGTCCATAGGTGTGTTGGCTATGAGTATCTTAGCATCAACCATTTTCTGCGGTTGGTGCATTCCTGGTTTTTTGTCCAACAAAAATCCATTAACGAGATCAGACTTTGCCAGAGTTCCTCCACGTTTTTTGATTATTTGGATGGCCGACAAATTGCCCGATCCTTTGAGACTCAGCACAGCTTCCAACGCGAGATAGCCAAAGTGTTCTTTGTGTTGAGCCAAAATTTTCGAGCTCAGAGTTGTACGTGCAATATTCAGTAACTCCTCATGGAAACGTACATGATGCTGAGAATTAGAGTAGTCTACTGCGATGCTGGATAAAGCTTCTCGAGCTGCCTCTGTGGCTTTCCTCCAGCCAGAAATGATGGTTTGAGGATGAATCTTCTGATCGATTAATTTCTCTGCCTCTCTTAACAATTCGGAAGCTGAAATAAGAATTAATTCTATCAGCCACTGGTCCACGCGTGACTGATCGATCATGTTGGCTGTTGACACATTAATAACATACGAACCAAGGACTGTTACGGATGTCGTCCCATCGCCAAATTCGTCGTCTTGTACGCGAGACATATCGACCAGAATTTTGGCAGCCGGATTATCCACGCCCACGCTTTTGAGAATGGTTGCTCCGTCGTTGGTGACTTGAACCTGTCCCGCAGATCGACCGTGCGCCACCAATATCTTATCCATACCTTTTGGTCCAAGTGTGGACTTGACCAAATCGCCGAGAGCGATGGCTCCCACAAATAAACTTAGCCTGGCAATTTCTGCCTTTTCTTCCTCCGCCTCATTCTTGAGGATCCTAACAGGATTCAAGGACACCTGCGTACCAATATTTGAATTTATCATTAATATACTTCAAATGAAAATTCAGCGTGTACATTGACTCATAGCGTGCATTCGAAATGTTTCTATGTAGACGCATTGTCCCTTCGCAAAGATTACTTTACATAAAAGTTCTTATTTAACCTAGTTATACGAGAAATCGATAGACGAATAACCTCGGATGTAACAAATTCGTGTCTttcagaaaataattgtttcgtgtttgaaattaatataagaaatgaaaaaaatcgtttTAATGACACACGTGCGCCATTTGTCACACCTTCGTATACGAAACCGGGCGATGAAAGTGTACAAGTAATTACAACAATTTCCGATGATATCGATAAGGTACCCATTTCGTATGCACACTAGAATATCAAAATCAATTAATTACCATTCTGAATCACTGTTAAAACGATCGGACACAATTTGTTACGGAATAACGTTACTTCAACTCCACGGCAAAGCACAATTATGAGGAATTATCGTTTTACAGATGGCGCTTCCACGTACAACATTCGGCATATATTTTCTGTGCTCGTTTTCCGTTGGAGCTCTCCTTTATTGGTTAAACGGATAAATCTGAATTGTTCGTAGCAAATCGGATAATATATAGCTTCGGATATGAAGGAAATGAATATACCATTCACCATTTGTAACAGGATTTCAGCGAAAACTGCGAGAACCTTCTTTCGCAACGTAGATGGCGCCGCTGCTACAACACACGACGACGCTTACGACTCTGAATTTAATTCCTTTTATGGCTCGTTGAAGGAACAACTATGGAACAACTATACGAATTGATAAATGACTACTATTCTCTATCGAACATTAAACTATCGCATACTCATAAACAAGTAATTCATTCTCCATGCAGGATTTACTGAAACGATGATTTAATATGCGCTATACAAATAATTCGGCACTGGATAAAATGGACAGAAAATGAGTATTCTTCTGAACTCGCGCAAGTCGCGCATGATGCTACGCGACGACAAGTGAACGATCAAAAAGAAACTTGAATTCTGCGTCTTTAAATAATCGAATTTGCATTTCTTTCCACGAGGAATCGTACTCGTTATCGGGAAGTTCGATTGACGAATAAGCATACAATGTATTTTTGAAATGTGTATTCCCCTAATTTTTGCATTGTTTTTGATATAGTGCCGCGATTTTGCTCACAAATAGAATAAACTGCGCGAGATCGAAACAATTCATATATCCTCCGGTCTCCAGTTTGACGTAACGCGATAAAACTTTATCCGTTCTTCATAATTTTTGCTAAATAATTACGTGATTTCTTACTGGGTGCAGCACTATCGCTTGTGCAGAATTTAAAATTGCAGAATAATCTCTTTTAGTTCCATTGAGTTCCAGTTCCATTTGGTTTGATTGAGTTCAAAATAAGTGTTCAAAAGATTGTTTCATCAGAGTCTGGTTTCAAGAAGTACAGGAAAGCAATTAATTTGTGTTAATTTGTCGTTTGCTTTGTGTCAATTGTACCAACGGACAACAGGGGcaataatacatatatgtaaactCCGTTTCTATTTATTGACAGGACGCTCGGGAAACTCTCTGGACTGTTGTCTCTGATTGTTACTATTTTTTTATGGCTTGTCGTTTACAAAGAGACATGACTGGCTA from Lasioglossum baleicum chromosome 2, iyLasBale1, whole genome shotgun sequence harbors:
- the LOC143216019 gene encoding NADH-cytochrome b5 reductase 3 isoform X1 is translated as MSTPISNTASSDSHVLPALAAVGTIVAIGLAVKFYKCWSNDKKKKSPHLLVDPVVKYSLPLVDKEIISHDTRRFRFSLPTPDHILGLPIGQHVHLTAKIDGEVVIRSYTPVSSDDDHGFVDLVIKVYFKNVHPKFPEGGKLSQFLENLKIGETVDFRGPSGRLVYKGQGKFSIKILRKDPPAEYNVKKVVMLAGGTGITPMLQLIRAIVKDTTDETQCSLLFANQTEKDILLRDELDEIAKNHPDKLKVWYTLDTSGENWAYSTGHINAEMIEKHMFPPSSDVLVLMCGPPPMINFACNPNLDKLGYDSKLRFAY
- the LOC143216019 gene encoding NADH-cytochrome b5 reductase 3 isoform X2, with product MPSLRMLVLPALAAVGTIVAIGLAVKFYKCWSNDKKKKSPHLLVDPVVKYSLPLVDKEIISHDTRRFRFSLPTPDHILGLPIGQHVHLTAKIDGEVVIRSYTPVSSDDDHGFVDLVIKVYFKNVHPKFPEGGKLSQFLENLKIGETVDFRGPSGRLVYKGQGKFSIKILRKDPPAEYNVKKVVMLAGGTGITPMLQLIRAIVKDTTDETQCSLLFANQTEKDILLRDELDEIAKNHPDKLKVWYTLDTSGENWAYSTGHINAEMIEKHMFPPSSDVLVLMCGPPPMINFACNPNLDKLGYDSKLRFAY
- the Cct2 gene encoding chaperonin containing TCP1 subunit 2, which produces MVSLNPVRILKNEAEEEKAEIARLSLFVGAIALGDLVKSTLGPKGMDKILVAHGRSAGQVQVTNDGATILKSVGVDNPAAKILVDMSRVQDDEFGDGTTSVTVLASELLREAEKLIDQKIHPQTIISGWRKATEAAREALSSIAVDYSNSQHHVRFHEELLNIARTTLSSKILAQHKEHFGYLALEAVLSLKGSGNLSAIQIIKKRGGTLAKSDLVNGFLLDKKPGMHQPQKMVDAKILIANTPMDTDKIKVFGSRVRVDSMAKIAELEAAEKEKMKDKVDKILKHGCNVFINRQLIYNYPEQLFADAGIMAIEHADFDGIERLALVTGGEIVSTFDSPETVKLGHCGLIEQVMIGEDTLLKFSNVALGEACTIVIRGATQQILDEAERSLHDALCVLTATIRESKIVYGGGCSEMAMACAVMKAAAKTVGKEAIAMESFARALQQLPTVIADNAGYDSAQLVSKLRALHNSGEKTMGLDMEKGQVGCMKRLGITESWIVKRQVLLSAAEAAEMILRVDDILRAAPRKRVKDCGRC